A single genomic interval of Penicillium psychrofluorescens genome assembly, chromosome: 2 harbors:
- a CDS encoding uncharacterized protein (ID:PFLUO_004049-T1.cds;~source:funannotate), with product MPNLGGLLKKRRKDSSISKDSDHPHPSNNNPPSSSSPPTQTPDGEGASMQTQSHPTPPQPPQQSHQSNASSINDLVNAGAAGNAHNATPQAVTKERSTRGKYAQEDFTLQRTLGTGSFGRVHLVQSKHNHRFYAMKVLKKAQVVKMKQIEHTNDERRMLNRVRHPFLVTLWGTWQDSRNLYMVMDFVEGGELFSLLRKSQRFPNPVAKFYAAEVTLALDYLHQHQIIYRDLKPENLLLDRHGHLKITDFGFAKEVPDITWTLCGTPDYLAPEVVSSKGYNKSVDWWSLGILIFEMLCGFTPFWDSGSPVKIYENILRGKVKYPPYLHEDAVDLLSQLITSDLTKRLGNLHGGSEDVKNHVWFAEVTWDRLGRKDIDAPYIPPIRGGQGDASQYDKYPEETEHYGMEGEDSYGHLFPDF from the exons tcttcttcctctcctcccactcAGACCCCCGACGGTGAAGGCGCCTCCATGCAAACGCAATCACACCCAACGCCGCCGCAACCGCCGCAGCAGAGCCACCAGAGCAATGCCTCTAGCATCAATGACCTAGTCAATGCCGGCGCGGCGGGCAATGCCCACAATGCCACCCCCCAGGCTGTCACCAAGGAGCGCAGCACCAGGGGCAAGTACGCGCAGGAAGACTTCACCCTGCAGCGCACCCTCGGCACCGGAAGCTTCGGTCGCGTCCACCTCGTGCAGTCCAAGCACAACCACCGCTTCTACGCAATGAAGGTGTTGAAAAAGGCCCAGGTGGTCAagatgaagcagatcgagcaCACCAACGACGAGCGGCGGATGCTCAATCGCGTGCGCCATCCCTTCCTCGTCACGCTGTGGGGTACCTGGCAGGACTCGCGCAATCTGTACATGGTCATGGACTTTGTCGAGGGAGGCGAATTGTTCAGTCTGCTGCGCAAATCACAA CGATTCCCCAATCCCGTTGCCAAATTCTATGCCGCCGAGGTGACTCTGGCCTTGGACTATCTGCACCAGCACCAGATCATCTACCGTGATCTGAAGCCCGAGAATCTGCTCCTGGaccgccatggccatctgaAGATCACAGATTTCGGATTCGCCAAGGAGGTGCCTGACATTACCTGGACGCTGTGCGGTACGCCTGATTATCTGGCACCAGAAGTGGTGTCGTCCAAGGGCTATAACAAATCGGTCGACTG GTGGTCATTGGGAATCCTGATTTTTGAGATGCTGTGCGGGTTCACTCCATTTTGGGACAGCGGCTCTCCGGTCAAGATCTATGAAAATATTCTCCGGGGCAAGGTCAAGTATCCGCCGTACCTGCACGAAGATGCGGTCGACCTCCTGTCCCAACTCATCACGTCCGATCTCACGAAGCGCCTGGGCAATCTGCACGGAGGATCAGAAGATGTCAAGAACCACGTGTGGTTCGCCGAAGTCACTTGGGACCGCCTGGGCCGGAAAGACATCGATGCACCGTATATCCCGCCCATCCGGGGAGGCCAGGGCGATGCCAGCCAGTACGACAAATATCCCGAAGAGACGGAGCACTACGGCATGGAGGGCGAAGATTC ATACGGACATCTTTTCCCAGATTTCTAA
- a CDS encoding uncharacterized protein (ID:PFLUO_004050-T1.cds;~source:funannotate) produces MSFFGSSSAAPAKPAEDVKSAIVRQLQQEAAMANARALIGKINEHCFDACIPAPGSTLSSKESTCLSSCMEKYIAMWNVTSRTYIARVGQESKRLGGQDAAAFAAMATGSPEGSAGGLS; encoded by the exons ATGTCATTCTTCGgatcttcctccgccgccccGGCCAAACCCGCCGAGGACGTCAAGTCCGCCATCGTGCGCCAGCTGCAACAGGAAgccgccatggccaacgCCCGCGCTCTGATCGGA AAAATCAACGAGCACTGCTTCGATGCCTGTATCCCCGCACCCGGCTCGACCCTCTCCTCCAAGGAGAGCACCTGCCTGTCCAGCTGTATGGAGAAGTACATCGCCATGTGGAACGTCACCAGCCGCACCTACATCGCCCGCGTCGGGCAAGAAAGCAAGCGCCTGGGTGGCCAGGATGCTGCGGCTTTTGCGGCTATGGCGACTGGATCGCCGGAGGGGAGCGCCGGAGGGTTGAGCTGA
- a CDS encoding uncharacterized protein (ID:PFLUO_004051-T1.cds;~source:funannotate), translated as MRLPSLSSLLCLAGLASLPVTTAYDGGDPNIKSIPLRTHSLAPPYLDSDFQSRWFDFGGDTIIRADKYIRLTSDRASQQGWIFSRVPLTATNWQIELEFAIHGEGNLHGDGFALWLTKQRATQGPVFGSADKFEGLGIFFDTYKNNRPGTSFPYVMAMMGDGQTTYDQAHDGKANELAGCSARGIRSAQIATKARLTYFQDKSLTLDLQYKTEDAWTNCFTLSADEANIAIPSVAYLGLSAETGELSDAHDIISLKAENLYSISRGQNNAGSRGPSSDGRTSNKFPPKKDTGGGGWLWFLFKTVLFFAAIGGGYMGWTIYRTKARSSRF; from the exons ATGCGCCTCCCATCGctttcctccctcctctGCCTCGCGGGCCTGGCTTCCCTGCCAGTCACTACGGCCTACGACGGCGGCGATCCCAATATCAAGAGCATCCCC CTTCGCACCCACAGTCTCGCTCCG CCATATCTCGATTCCGACTTCCAAAGCCGCTGGTTCGACTTCGGGGGAGACACGATCATCCGCGCTGACAA ATATATCCGCCTAACATCGGACCGCGCATCGCAGCAGGGATGGATCTTCTCGCGCGTGCCTTTGACCGCGACCAATTGGCAG ATCGAACTCGAATTCGCAATCCACGGCGAGGGCAACTTGCACGGCGATGGCTTCGCCCTCTGGCTCACCAAGCAGCGTGCCACACAGGGCCCGGTCTTTGGTTCCGCAGACAAATTTGAGGGCCTGGGTATCTTCTTCGATACCTACAAGAATAACCGCCCCGGCACGTCGTTTCCCTACgtcatggccatgatgggtGACGGGCAGACGACGTACGACCAGGCGCACGACGGCAAGGCTAACGAGCTGGCCGGCTGCTCC GCCCGCGGCATTCGAAGCGCCCAGATCGCAACCAAGGCCCGTCTCACCTATTTCCAGGACAAGTCCCTGACCCTGGACCTACAATACAAGACGGAGGACGCGTGGACGAACTGCTTCACCCTGTCCGCCGACGAGGCTAATATCGCCATCCCCTCCGTCGCGTACCTGGGTCTGTCCGCCGAGACGGGTGAGCTGAGCGACGCCCACGACATCATCTCCCTCAAGGCAGAGAACCTATACTCGATCAGCCGGGGCCAGAATAACGCTGGCAGCCGCGGTCCTTCATCAGATGGCCGGACCAGCAACAAGTTCCCGCCCAAGAAGGATACgggtggcggtggctggTTGTGGTTCTTGTTTAAGACAgtgctcttcttcgcggcTATTGGCGGTGGGTATATGGGCTGGACAATCTACCGGACGAAGGCACGGTCTTCGCGGTTTTGA
- a CDS encoding uncharacterized protein (ID:PFLUO_004052-T1.cds;~source:funannotate) — protein MDAPPAEGGPPENEAKSPSDAPHNLPGDYSKHHSSKGRFRLKSRSSGHRHRHGTSNEKPPHEDHHERRRRRHRHKQRRENNAPQSNAPDNDNGVPPLSPRTAFRESLFDAMGDDEGASYWEGVYGQPIHNYSVPQVPTGPEGELEQMTEDEYAAYVRARMWERTREGMEEAREQARAERMRQRKNEQQGRTAEQERAQFERAMDESLRRGRERKRKRSWEGLWKDYLKSWEEIARVVASAMGSSSTDEQKPEDVKPLRNLLFWPVESGKRSDVAPGSVEEFMRHAPPPQEDLLAVLKMERVRWHPDKIQHRYGVLGVDEVVMRSVTEVFQIVDRMWSEERAKA, from the coding sequence ATGGACGCCCCTCCGGCAGAGGGCGGACCACCGGAAAACGAGGCAAAATCGCCCTCGGACGCCCCCCACAACCTGCCAGGTGACTACAGCAAGCACCATAGTAGCAAAGGGCGCTTCCGGCTCAAGAGCAGATCATCCGGCCACCGACATCGGCACGGAACCTCAAACGAGAAACCCCCGCACGAAGACCACCACGAACGTCGGCGCCGCAGACACCGCCACAAACAACGCCGAGAAAACAACGCCCCCCAAAGCAACGCCCCTGACAATGATAATGGCGTGCCCCCATTATCGCCCCGAACGGCATTCCGCGAATCCCTTTTCGATGCGATGGGCGACGACGAAGGCGCCTCATATTGGGAGGGCGTCTACGGGCAACCAATTCATAACTACAGCGTTCCGCAGGTGCCCACGGGCCCAGAGGGCGAACTGGAGCAGATGACCGAGGACGAATACGCGGCATATGTCCGCGCGCGAATGTGGGAGCGCACGCGCGAGGGGATGGAAGAGGCCCGGGAGCAGGCGCGGGCAGAGCGCATGAGACAGCGGAAGAACGAGCAACAGGGTCGCACGGCTGAGCAGGAACGAGCGCAGTTCGAGCGCGCGATGGATGAGAGTCTTCGGCGGGGACGGGAgaggaagcggaagcggTCGTGGGAGGGTCTTTGGAAGGACTATCTGAAGTCGTGGGAGGAGATTGCTCGAGTTGTTGCGTCAGCAAtggggtcttcttccacggACGAGCAGAAGCCGGAGGATGTGAAGCCTTTGCGGAATCTCCTGTTCTGGCCCGTGGAATCTGGCAAGCGCAGTGATGTGGCGCCCGGTTCGGTGGAGGAATTTATGCGCCATGCGCCTCCGCCACAGGAGGATCTATTGGCTGTTCTCAAGATGGAGCGTGTTCGCTGGCATCCGGATAAGATCCAGCATCGGTATGGGGTTCTGGGCGTTGATGAGGTCGTGATGCGCAGCGTCACGGAGGTATTCCAGATCGTGGATCGCATGTGGAGCGAGGAGAGGGCGAAAGCGTGA
- a CDS encoding uncharacterized protein (ID:PFLUO_004053-T1.cds;~source:funannotate), translating to MAPSVEPSPSDTGLSFAVHNPEGFETILLIHGGFSSRKDWDLVVPLLTAKDYHLLVPDLPSHGESVAIQPFNVELAAELLLPLIKTHAYNGKAHIVGMSLGAHVAASLAALGGPEHISSVFALGFNTFLPRRVVAAFFPPFIYTLQRTVGLVTALVTEWTRLRKGEGTLALCEDAVRTLSDGRTLKGIHVRSLVIAATRETWLPKDKIESAQQLFRAVVGGRENGNRVV from the coding sequence ATGGCCCCCTCAGTCGAACCCAGCCCTTCAGATACGGGGCTCTCCTTCGCAGTCCATAACCCAGAAGGCTTCGAGACCATCCTCCTAATCCACGGCGGATTCAGCAGTCGCAAGGACTGGGATCTCGTTGTGCCACTTCTCACAGCGAAGGACTACCATCTACTCGTTCCTGACCTACCGAGCCATGGCGAGTCGGTGGCAATCCAGCCATTCAACGTGGAGCTCGCAGCAGAGCTGCTGCTACCATTGATCAAAACACATGCATATAACGGCAAGGCGCATATCGTCGGCATGAGTCTGGGTGCACATGTAGCAGCGAGTCTCGCAGCGCTCGGCGGGCCCGAGCATATCTCTTCAGTCTTTGCGTTAGGGTTCAATACGTTTTTGCCACGGAGGGTCGTGGCGGCATTCTTTCCGCCATTCATATATACTCTGCAGCGTACCGTTGGATTGGTCACTGCGCTAGTGACGGAGTGGACTCGTCTTAGAAAGGGCGAGGGCACACTGGCACTATGTGAGGACGCTGTGCGCACATTGTCTGATGGACGAACGTTGAAGGGTATTCATGTACGTTCACTGGTCATTGCGGCCACGAGAGAGACATGGCTtcccaaggacaagatcgAGAGTGCGCAGCAGCTGTTTCGCGCTGTGGTAGGTGGACGCGAGAATGGGAATCGTGTGGTATAG
- a CDS encoding uncharacterized protein (ID:PFLUO_004055-T1.cds;~source:funannotate), producing MSRFLGLRGNGLNIAAILGVLMPGIMTVGYDTSLLGGVLSLYSFEKQFPEINVDGAHNRSNASGLQGATVAAFTVGGFLGTLSCIWLGDWLGRRRLMMVGSVIQIIGTVLATSAWSLAQLVSGRVIIGFGVGEIWATIPLWLSEISPAQKRGSHVATKGIFSSLGCATALFLDYGMSFTHGSISWRLPFAFPILFSFVILGFLAFLPESPRWLIRQGRVCEAREVLAALENTTSDDDLIEARVLEVQSSLALSGKGKPLKQMFCMGPQRTFHRALLAIGVLILGHLTGATVTTFYTTYIFENNLFLPEATSRLLAAFYQLVGPIGGIVCVLTIESFGRRKLMLASAVGNATCLALLAGLGSKTGNPWAAHAAVFFLFLFHFSYIIGFGGIPYLYTTEIAPLHIRTTVISLSMSISWIFGVVITSITPIAFNSMGQRYFFIFAGLNVTMIPAIYYLFPETSGRSLEEMDEIFVLSEGTLDATKVAKRLPRRHCNNSTLREAMVEIAITTKKI from the exons ATGTCACGATTTCTTGGCCTTCGTGGCAATGGCCTCAACATTGCCGCTATCCTTGGCGTTCTGATGCCGGGGATCATGACGGTCGGTTACGACACATCACTACTCGGCGGCGTCTTATCTCTGTATAGTTTCGAAAAGCAATTCCCAGAAATCAACGTGGACGGGGCTCACAACCGATCCAATGCATCAGGACTCCAAGGCGCCACCGTGGCGGCCTTTACAGTAGGCGGGTTCCTCGGGACACTTTCCTGCATCTGGCTGGGTGACTGGCTTGGGCGTCGGCGTCTCATGATGGTAGGATCGGTTATCCAAATCATCGGGACCGTTCTTGCTACCAGCGCCTGGTCTCTTGCCCAGCTTGTCAGTGGGCGGGTAATCATCGGCTTTGGAGTAGGTGAAATCTGGGCTACAATTCCTCTTTGGCTCTCTGAGATTTCACCCGCCCAAAAGCGTGGATCCCACGTTGCCACAAAGGGGATCTTTAGCAGCCTTGGGTGTGCCACAGCCTTGTTCTTGGACTATGGAATGTCCTTTACGCATGGCAGCATCTCCTGGCGCTTGCCATTTGCATTTCCAATTCTGTTCTCTTTTGTCATTCTCGGATTTCTTGCGTTCTTGCCTGAATCGCCTCGTTGGCTTATTCGACAAGGGAGAGTCTGCGAGGCTAGAGAAGTTCTAGCAGCTCTTGAGAACACAACTAGCGACGACGATCTTATTGAAGCGAGAGTTCTTGAAGTGCAATCTTCGCTGGCGCTATCAGGAAAGGGAAAGCCCCTCAAGCAAATGTTCTGCATGGGTCCTCAGAGAACATTCCACCGAGCGCTTTTGGCTATTGGTGTTTTGATACTCGGACATTTGACAGGTGCTACAGTGACCACTTTTTACA CCACTTATATTTTCGAGAACAATCTATTCCTACCTGAAGCAACGTCCAGACTTCTAGCAGCATTCTATCAGCTGGTCGGTCCCATTGGCGGTATTGTCTGTGTCCTCACCATCGAATCTTTTGGCCGACGAAAGTTGATGCTGGCGAGCGCAGTTGGAAACGCCACTTGCCTAGCCTTGCTTGCTGGTCTTGGATCTAAGACTGGCAATCCGTGGGCAGCACACGCTGctgttttctttctgtttcttttccacTTCAGTTACATTATTGGTTTCGGGGGCATCCCATACCTTTATACCACAGAAATTGCGCCTCTACATATCCGCACCACAGTGATCAGTTTGAGCATGAGCATCTCGTGGATTTTTGGCGTTGTCATTACCAGCATCACTCCTATCGCATTCAACAGCATGGGACAGCGAtatttcttcatcttcgcgGGGCTCAATGTGACAATGATACCAGCCATTTACTACCTTTTTCCTGAGACCTCTGGACGCAGtctcgaggagatggatgaaaTATTTGTCCTCTCGGAAGGCACCTTGGATGCTACCAAAGTCGCCAAACGGCTTCCGCGTCGTCACTGCAACAACTCGACGCTCCGTGAAGCAATGGTGGAGATTGCTATTACTACCAAGAAAATATAG
- a CDS encoding uncharacterized protein (ID:PFLUO_004056-T1.cds;~source:funannotate), which produces MGRTKDGRLLKIREYPKFATLEEERVYRKQHLAAAFRIFADRGYDEGVAGHISVRDPILTDHFWLNPLSMHFALIKVSDLILVDEEGQVVEGDEPINTAAFTIHSAIHKARPDVHAACHAHSVHGKAFSVFGRELEMITQDSLRFYNSHAVYGQYGGVVVDAEEGRRIADSIGNGKAVILQNHGLLTVGQSVDEAAFWFISLDKTCQAQLLADAAAAAGYQKKLIPREEAEYSVQNVGGPDKGWLAFQPYYDEQLFKTKGDFLN; this is translated from the exons ATGGGAAGGACCAAAGACGGCAGGTTACTGAAAATTCGTGAATATCCAAAATTTGCAAccctcgaggaagagcgcgTTTATCGAAAGCAGCACTTGGCTGCAGCCTTTCGAATTTTTGCTGATCGTGGATACGATGAGGGTGTCGCTGGGCATATCTCAGTCCGTGACCCGATCTTGACGGATCATTTCT GGTTGAATCCTCTCTCGATGCACTTTGCTCTTATCAAGGTATCCGATTTGATCTTGGTTGACGAGGAAGGACAGGTGGTCGAGGGCGATGAGCCCATCAACACGGCTGCCTTCACCATTCACTCGGCGATCCATAAGGCTAGGCCCGATGTTCATGCAGCCTGTCACGCTCATAGCGTGCACGGAAAGGCTTTCTCTGTCTTCGGCCGAGAGCTTGAAATGATTACCCAGGACTCGTTGAGATTTTACAATTCCCACGCTGTGTACGGTCAGTATGGCGGGGTCGTTGTCGATGCCGAAGAGGGCAGGCGCATTGCGGACTCTATTGGCAATGGGAAGGCAGTCATTCTGCAAAACCACGGTCTTCTGACTGTTGGTCAGAGCGTCGATGAAGCTGCCTTCTGGTTTATTAGTCTCGATAAGACTTGCCAGGCCCAGTTGCTTGCcgatgctgctgccgccgccggtTACCAGAAGAAATTGATTCCTCGAGAGGAGGCGGAATATTCCGTACAGAATGTCGGCGGCCCAGACAAGGGATGGCTTGCATTCCAACCTTACTACGATGAGCAACTTTTCAAGACCAAGGGTGATTTTCTGAATTGA
- a CDS encoding uncharacterized protein (ID:PFLUO_004057-T1.cds;~source:funannotate) encodes MGELDDKVIIITGGGAGFGKGLVEALTTEGAKVVAVDLNDGNVKATAAAAPPKSCVSHTADVSLESSWREILKTALDNFGKIDTVVNCAGVLHDIVPSHEASEDVFDFMFRVNVKPIHWTARVIIPYWLSENIRGHVINFGSSSEYRPRAGLLWYAASKGTITTATKALALEYAKSGIRFNCIRPVVGETGMMLK; translated from the exons ATGGGAGAGTTAGACGACAAA GTTATCATCATCACGGGTGGAGGAGCCGGCTTTGGGAAAGGCCTGGTCGAAGCTCTCACTACCGAAGGGGCCAAAGTCGTTGCTGTCGACCTGAACGACGGTAATGTCAAGGCAACGGCCGCTGCGGCACCGCCCAAGTCATGTGTGTCTCATACCGCCGACGTTTCTTTGGAGTCTTCTTGGAGAGAGATTCTCAAGACAGCATTGGACAATTTTGGGAAGATCGACACTGTTGTCAATTGTGCTGGCGTTCTCCACGATATCGTTCCCTCGCATGAGGCATCGGAAGACGTATTTGACTTTATGTTTCGAGTCAACGTGAAGCCAATACACTGGACAGCGAGAGTCATTATCCCATATTGGTTGTCGGAGAATATTCGTGGCCATGTCATCAACTTTGGAAGTAGTAGTGAATATCGACCAAGAGCTGGATTGCTATGGTATGCGGCCAGTAAGGGAACCATCACTACG GCGACAAAAGCTCTCGCCCTAGAGTACGCTAAGTCTGGGATCCGGTTCAATTGTATTCGCCCCGTTGTTGGTGAGACTGGAAT GATGCTCAAA
- a CDS encoding uncharacterized protein (ID:PFLUO_004058-T1.cds;~source:funannotate), which yields MLRSYENALKLLNSQRRNARPKAVTAPLQGSSQALRGLPSLSGMKEWLQLLGHS from the exons ATGCTGCGGAGCTATGAG AATGCACTCAAGCTGCTCAATAGTCAACGGCGCAATGCGCGCCCAAAAGCTGTTACTGCGCCCTTGCAGGGAAGCAGTCAAGCCCTTCGAGGATTGCCCAGCCTCTCTGGCATGAAGGAGTGgctgcagctcctcggccaTTCG
- a CDS encoding uncharacterized protein (ID:PFLUO_004059-T1.cds;~source:funannotate) has protein sequence MSLLHNEDFTIWQLRSSYLSTIKDGIGDRLINVNNSVLNTPGFRAAGWSSASANPNTPGASSLKRTYSPPIPTTAAVSSEYYRLATRDANGARDDALGLDDGEDEEGGMVTGKSNMDVTGRRHLGRGGKKKGRRERHQQETQQSAEPEDDDSSDLSDDSDDDENNIHRAVDAIKFSKMPINRNRADSSPIRSTEDRDRPEVMVTAPSHNQGAGRYRTGSLGNASAIKGQRPRRDTTTSSDMSTDNEGDSQSSKPGSVRFSSNDHVVDRPRARRQRTGSRGAESLALAELTEQAEDSGAESVGSAISSEFDDATAGSGSMLLAGVGIAGSLDSSPMALMHKLPSGTGPQNTSPRKAKALAPELHDLPPPRPISTIQPVSLLTRQLKARKRAPSNPVEKFMVLSGQSPDDSLYLKIYVPFSSDPEDPLDLPLMRESKLAKQPAPVTVSEAIGAALWKYSEDARGPSINREKLTVNRWTLRMVEDGEVEFDFPALGRTLPMTDFTSNNNQASKARGRSRGKPYDEFALVEASDSEFEENERLYPQFSQSLGSAEGDQPAKLAVPGTQPTSQSKAMPARQNPILGQPFSSALNDSTLTPADRPAVPVSHATPRLGVSKTLKVRFINLEASAHAMTINTTSDSYIAEILDSVCKRWGLDKGNYLLKVVGSNTIAPLDRTVEALGPITDLDLVRRRFGAGPLTMGGSPGSSSPNAPLMVESQPPTTVKKGKKEGKRMLPSLTQKQDLIGGYYRRYHVFRKQSMSFTASNHRILTFDNDYMHIMPGESGKTGSDAKTRSISFNDVVGCKVSRRHPKSFRVVVLRGNDATEQKRYDFEARNALEAVEIVDEIKKNMAHYRI, from the exons ATGTCGCTCCTTCATAATGAAGA TTTTACGATCTGGCAATTACGCTCGTCATATCTGTCTACGATCAAAGATGGCATCGGAGACCGGTTGATCAATGTCAACAACTCCGTTCTCAATACCCCTGGCTTTCGCGCCGCGGGCTGGTCCTCCGCGTCGGCGAACCCCAACACCCCGGGTGCCTCCAGTCTCAAGCGGACATACTCTCCACCTATCCCTACTACGGCTGCTGTTTCCTCGGAATACTACCGGCTGGCTACTCGAGATGCGAACGGTGCACGAGACGAcgcgctcggcctcgacgacggtgaagatgaagaagggggGATGGTCACCGGAAAAAGCAACATGGATGTGACTGGACGACGACATCTTGGACGaggtggaaagaagaaagggcGCCGGGAAAGACACCAGCAAGAAACCCAGCAGTCGGCCGAGCCGGAGGACGACGATAGCAGTGACCTAagcgacgacagcgacgatgacgagaACAACATTCACCG GGCCGTCGATGCAATTAAATTCTCTAAGATGCCCATCAACCGCAATCGGGCTGACTCGTCCCCAATCCGCTCGACAGAGGACCGTGATCGGCCAGAGGTGATGGTCACAGCCCCATCACACAATCAAGGCGCAGGTCGCTATCGTACGGGATCTCTGGGAAATGCATCAGCGATCAAGGGGCAGCGCCCACGCCGAGACACGACTACTAGCAGTGACATGTCAACGGACAACGAAGGCGATTCTCAAAGTTCCAAACCGGGATCAGTTCGGTTCTCCTCAAATGACCACGTCGTCGACCGTCCCCGTGCACGGCGCCAGCGAACTGGAAGCCGAGGTGCGGAGAGTTTAGCCCTGGCAGAGTTGACTGAACAAGCCGAAGATTCGGGCGCCGAGTCTGTTGGGTCTGCCATATCGTCCGAGTTTGATGATGCGActgctggctctggatcCATGCTCTTAGCCGGGGTGGGCATTGCTGGAAGTTTGGATTCGTCGCCCATGGCTTTGATGCACAAGCTTCCTAGTGGGACAGGACCCCAGAACACGTCGCCACGCAAGGCCAAAGCTCTGGCCCCTGAACTACAtgatcttcctccgccacggcctATCAGCACCATTCAGCCAGTCAGTCTACTAACTCGTCAGCTCAAGGCTCGGAAGCGCGCACCAAGCAATCCGGTCGAGAAGTTTATGGTTCTCTCGGGACAAAGCCCGGACGACTCGTTGTACTTGAAAATCTACGTGCCGTTTTCCTCGGATCCAGAAGACCCACTGGACCTGCCGCTCATGCGAGAGTCCAAGCTGGCCAAACAGCCGGCCCCGGTCACGGTCTCTGAAGCGATTGGTGCGGCGCTCTGGAAATACTCAGAGGATGCGCGGGGCCCGTCTATCAACCGCGAAAAGTTGACGGTCAATCGATGGACGCTTCGCATGGTGGAAGATGGGGAAGTGGAGTTTGACTTCCCCGCGCTGGGACGAACGCTGCCGATGACGGATTTCACTTCGAACAACAACCAAGCAAGCAAGGCACGAGGTCGGTCACGAGGAAAGCCGTACGATGAGTTTGCGCTCGTGGAAGCCTCTGATTCGGAATTTGAGGAGAACGAACGACTCTATCCGCAGTTCAGTCAGAGTCTTGGGTCCGCTGAGGGCGACCAGCCTGCCAAGCTGGCAGTGCCAGGCACCCAGCCCACTTCACAGAGCAAAGCAATGCCAGCTCGTCAAAACCCCATTTTAGGCCAGcctttctcctctgcctTGAATGACAGCACACTTACACCTGCGGATCGTCCTGCTGTTCCAGTTTCCCACGCCACCCCCCGTCTCGGTGTCTCGAAGACCCTGAAGGTCAGGTTCATCAACCTGGAAGCGTCGGCTCACGCCATGACGATCAACACGACCTCAGACAGCTATATTGCGGAGATCCTTGACTCGGTGTGCAAACGCTGGGGGCTGGACAAAGGGAATTACCTCCTCAAGGTGGTGGGATCCAATACTATCGCACCGCTTGATCGCACCGTGGAAGCACTGGGACCCATCACCGAtctcgacctcgtccgccGTCGGTTTGGGGCTGGTCCTCTGACGATGGGTGGATCTCCCGGCAGCTCGTCACCTAACGCACCGCTGATGGTTGAGAGCCAACCTCCAACAACAGTCAAAAAGGgcaaaaaggaaggaaagcgCATGCTACCCTCGCTGACCCAAAAACAGGACCTCATTGGAGGTTACTACCGACGCTACCATGTCTTCCGCAAACAGTCCATGTCTTTTACGGCATCAAACCACCGCATTCTGACTTTTGACAACGACTACATGCACATCATGCCAGGGGAGTCGGGTAAGACCGGCTCCGACGCCAAAACACGCTCGATCAGCTTCAACGACGTGGTGGGCTGCAAAGTCAGCCGTCGACATCCCAAGAGTTtccgggtggtggtgctgcgcGGCAACGATGCGACGGAGCAGAAGCGGTATGATTTTGAGGCGCGGAATGCACTGGAGGCTGTGGAAATCGTGGACgaaatcaagaagaacatggcgCATTATCGGATTTAA